The Mycolicibacterium parafortuitum nucleotide sequence CGACGGCCACCGAGCGGCCGTCGGTCGCGGGATGGACCGCGCGAACGACGTCGCCATCTGCCGGTTCGTCCCCCGTCGAGGCGGACGCGACGAATTCCGCCACGGTCGAGGCCACGACTTCGGCCATCGACAGGTCGACGACCGCCCCGGTCGATCGGCTCGACCCGAGCGCCCACGCGGCGATCACCACGGCACCGAACACCGAGGACAGCGGATCGGCGAGGACGGTCGAAAGCCGTGCCGGGGTGCCGTCCGCCGCGGTGCACACGCCGGCGAGCCCGCCATAGGCCTGAACATTGTTGGCGTACACCCGATAGCCGGCCAGTGGGCCGTCGGAACCGAACCCCGACACGCGAAGGGTCAGCAGCCCGGTGCCGGCCAGAGCCGACGGATCCACCCCGAGTCGGTGCAGACGCGACGACCCCACGTTCTCGATGAGAACGTCCGACTCCGCGAGGACGGCGCCGACATGCTCAGCGGTATGCGCCGGGTCGAGGAGGACACTGCGCTTCGAATGGTTCGCGACGGCGAAGTAGGCGCCCCGTTCCGGGCCGGCGACGCCGTCGGCGAAAGGCCCGCTCCTGCGGTAGATGTCGAGCCGGTCCGGGTCCTCGAGTCGGACGACGTCAGCGCCCATCGCGCCCAGCAGCGCCCCGACGATGGGGCCGGCGAGGACGTGGGTCAGTTCGGCGATGCGCAGACCGGTCAGCCCCGGCCGCTTGATCGCGGACGCAGGGCTGTGCGCGACCGACCATGGTGGCCCGAGAACGGTGGCGTCGCGCCCCTCGAGCGTGGCCGGGCGCAGCGCGCCGCGGTGCCTTAGCTGACGGGACGCCAGCAGTTCTCCCGGCCGGTTGACCGGGGTCGACGGCACGCCGTTGGCCTGAAGCAGGGCTGCGCAGTCGTCCTTGAGCCGCTCGGCGGCCCATTCCGCGACCCGGGCGTTGATGAGGTCGGCGTGGTCGATGCGAGCCGGTCGTTCGTCGAGCCCTGCGGCCCACTCCGGGTCGCCGAGCGCGGTGCGCAGACCCTTCCACTGGTGGTTCTCCACCGCGGTGATGCGGACGAGTCCATCCCTGCAGGCGAACACGCCCGACGGCGCGAGGTAGCGACCGCTGCCGGCCCGTCCGGGGCACCGGTACATCACATGGGCGCACTCGGGCAGCGCGGCGCAGAAGATCACCGCTTCCTGGGCCGACACGTCGACGGCCACCGCGCCGCCGTCGCGATTGCGTCGCTCGAGGCCGTGCAGGGCGGCCAGCGCGGCCACCGCTCCGACCGCACGCGATGCCACGTAGCCGGGGATGGGGACCGGATGTCCGTCGGGGTCCTCGACGCCGGCCAGCAGACCCCCGCTTGCCTGTGCGGTGATCTCGCCCCGGGGCAGCCGATGGTCGGGTGGACCGTCCGCGCCGAACGCGGAGATCATCACGAGCACCGTTCCGTCGTGTTCGGAAACGGGGCCGGTCTCCGGTGTCTGCTGCGCGCCGTCGACGATCACGATGTCGTAATCACCGGAATCGAAGCCTTGTGTCCGGCAATTTTTTTCGCGATCCAACACCAGATCGACGGCAGCGGCCATGCCTCGTGATGTACGGATCGCGGGGCCGTGGCGGTGGATCTCCGTCGCTTGGCCCCGGGTCACCGTCGCGCCGAGTTGGGCCAGCAGTGCCGAGGCCGCCGAACCCGCAATGCCGTCACCCAGTTGGAGCACGCGCACATCCGTCAGGAACCGCGCGGCG carries:
- a CDS encoding CoA transferase, yielding MTDAAARFLTDVRVLQLGDGIAGSAASALLAQLGATVTRGQATEIHRHGPAIRTSRGMAAAVDLVLDREKNCRTQGFDSGDYDIVIVDGAQQTPETGPVSEHDGTVLVMISAFGADGPPDHRLPRGEITAQASGGLLAGVEDPDGHPVPIPGYVASRAVGAVAALAALHGLERRNRDGGAVAVDVSAQEAVIFCAALPECAHVMYRCPGRAGSGRYLAPSGVFACRDGLVRITAVENHQWKGLRTALGDPEWAAGLDERPARIDHADLINARVAEWAAERLKDDCAALLQANGVPSTPVNRPGELLASRQLRHRGALRPATLEGRDATVLGPPWSVAHSPASAIKRPGLTGLRIAELTHVLAGPIVGALLGAMGADVVRLEDPDRLDIYRRSGPFADGVAGPERGAYFAVANHSKRSVLLDPAHTAEHVGAVLAESDVLIENVGSSRLHRLGVDPSALAGTGLLTLRVSGFGSDGPLAGYRVYANNVQAYGGLAGVCTAADGTPARLSTVLADPLSSVFGAVVIAAWALGSSRSTGAVVDLSMAEVVASTVAEFVASASTGDEPADGDVVRAVHPATDGRSVAVELRGAQRDNADLVAALITTNRAEDAAYKLLNAGVEAAVVRRADELVSDPHLNRRGFFPRIDHPDPDLDTGSLVGLPWRFLGDPPIPLRPPPALGSSNADFARTTHADIPI